Genomic window (Rosa chinensis cultivar Old Blush chromosome 6, RchiOBHm-V2, whole genome shotgun sequence):
CTAATTAGTTAGTAGCAGACTTACAAAACTTTGTGATGATAAGGTCATCCAGCAAACCAATAATTTAGCAACCCCTAATCCTCTAACCTTCTATAACCCATTAATCACAGTTCCACATAACTCAAAGCTAGGCATGGAGACCAGTACTGAAAATAATTACTTTCATGAAGCCAGCTACATAGACCAAGCAGGTCAATTACGAACCACAAGAGTGCCTGTAGTTCAAGAACTAGCTCGCCAAGGACTCAAACACCTGCCGGAGAGGTTCGTGGCGCTGCAACCTGAACACGACCAGAACCCGGCTTTATCCAGCCATCATGTCTCAGAACCCCTACCATCCATAAACATGACCAAATTACGAGGCAACGATCGAGCCGAAGAGCTGGCCAAGCTACTAACTGGAGCTAAGACATGGGGTATGGTTGTAGTTGAAGGCCACGGTGTAGCCGAGTCTGTTTTGCATGGTGTGAGGGATGTGGTGAAGGAGTTCTTTGGGTTGTCGTTTGACGAGAAAAAGGCAAGCGTTGGGTCTTATGTGAGCGTGGATAACATGGGGTATGGCCGGAACTTTGTCAAGTCGGAAGACCAGCCGTTGGATTGGATTGATCGTGTGACCGTGAAAGCAGCTCCGGCCGGAGCAACCGAAGGGCTTCATGTTTGGCCTCAAAGGCCTGCTAATTTCAGGTACGTACGTTTATGAAAGTAATTAGTGAAATGAAAATGTAGCTGACAGTTGAAGACTTAGAGAGAGTTGGAGTAGGAGGAAGAGCAGATTGATTTGAGTTGTTTCTAAACTTAATGGGATAATTTTGAAAACCGTTTGGTCATCTATTTGTTGTAAAATTACGCTTTATATATTGTCTATCGAATAAAACTGAAATGATGATTGTGGTAATCAAAtgctaaacaatatttaatttgAACAATTTTTTGTAGAATGATTTTCGAAAGACCTAAAACATGTACATAAGTACGTGGTTCTAACTATATATATGGACCTTACTTAGTCAGCTCAGATGTATAACCATTCTGTTCACAAAGATTTAATTGGTTTGAGCAGGCATGCTATAGAGCAATATGTTGCAGAAGCAAGAAACATCTTCAATGACATTCTTGAAGCCCTTGCTGAAGCCTTATCACTAGAAAGACATGTATTCCTCCAAAACTTTAACCCCCATGAGACTGTGATCAATTTGAGAGTGAACTACTACCCACCATGCCCGAGGCCTGACCAAGCCCTTGGTCTAACTCCACACACTGATGCCAGTGCCCTCACTCTCCTTCTTCAATTCGAAGCCAGCGGAGGGCTCCAAGTGTTGAAGGACATGGAATGGGTCACCGTGCCTTGGCCAAAAGACGCAATGCTAGTGAATGTGGGAGACCTACTAGAGATTATGAGCAATGGGATATTTAGAAGTCCATGGCATAGGGCTGTTACCCAAATGGATGTAGAGAGGTTTTCAGTGGCTTTATTCTATAATCCAAGTCCTCGAACTCAGATTGAGCCGATTGGGAATTGTTCATTGGCAAATGATGATGTTGTTGAGGGGTATAAGAAGGTGGTTGTGGGTGACTATTTGCAACATTTTTATAGGATTAGTCCTACCGTGAAGAAACAAGCTATCAGCTTTGCCAAAAGAGTACCCAGATCATAACGTGGGTGTTGGAATGGTGGATGATAGTCATTTCCTATAGCCCAGACCTGTGGGGAAAGAACCCATCAATTTTACGAGTATGTGCTTTATTTATTTGTCATGAGAGTAAATCATTTCTTGTGAATGATGTTATGGAAACTGAAGACAGCTTGATAAGAGAAACAAAACTTCTCAGCTCTAATCTACTCGTCACCATAGTAAACATACATAACTAGAAGCTGGCACAGGTAGTGAACCTGGGAGATATCCCAGAGATTATGCCTTTCTCAAATCATATCATATATTTCACATTTATATTCCCAGAGAAATCTAGATAGATCGATGAATACAAACAGTGATCACTATTGATTTCATTTGCTAGAGCTGTTCAAGTGTTCATGTGAAAAATCAGTCATCCCTAGAAGTAATAGGAAAAGTTATCAACAGTCAAACTTTTGGTTATACTGCATATCTTCCATATGAAGAGAGAACTTATCAATGAGAATAACCTAACTCGCTGTCCATAATTCTCTCATCAAAGGATTCTTCAGCCTTTTTCAGATCATTTCTTGCTGCCACAAGCTTAGCCTCAAGGCTCTTTGAGTCAATCTCCAAAGCCTTCACATTCTCTCTTAGTCTCTTTACCTCTGCTGCCCTTTCCACATACTCACTCCCACCCAGAGCTGTTTTAACATGAGGCTCTAGCCAAGTCAAATCAAATTTGAAGGCCTTCAGCTCCTTGTATAAAAGGTCTAGATCTTCACAGACAGATGTTGTCATATCCTTGACCTTTTTAGtcttcaaaaaatgaagaacttTTCCCAAGGCAGTGAATGCCCATTCAGTAAACTGGGGACTACTCTCCTTTTGGCATTCAATGAAAGAAGGATGCCTGGAACACACTTCCTCCAGCAGGGGAACAAAATCTTTCTTTATATTCGCCAAGCCCCTGAAGTTCATGAGTTCAGAAGTTGATGTGGAGGACACAACATCAAATTTCTTGAGGGAAGGGTCGACAGTACTGGTATCAGAGAGCTTGATGCAGACTTGTTCAAAACTTGCTGCATCCTGGGTGGCAATCACGTGTCCAAAGCTAGTTGCCTTGCATGCTGCTGCAAAAATATCTGGAACTTCCACAGACTCCAATTTTAAAGAAGGGTAGGTCCTACTATCAGGAATATTGGTGCAAGCTTGTTCAGAACTTGCTGTGTCCTGGAAGAGAGTTGCATGTTCAAAGCCTGTGGTCGTGTGCGCTGCTGGAGAAGGATCTGAAATTTTCACGGAACCTTTATGTAAAGGAGGCCCCTGCTGCTGATTTAAGTACTCCACAGGTCTCAATGTAGCGCTGCCAATTTTTAGGTCTTTTGATATCATAATTTGAGCCATGCAGACTGCAACATTGGCTATAATGATACATGTATCATTCACAAGAAACCCTTTACAATGGTCATGTAACTCATCTAGAGGAATTAGTGATGTGAAGCCACAGTTACCAACTTTCTTACTGAACATATGTTTAGTTTctgcaaaatcaaaaatatcaaAGATCAGAGAAGACTATCCAAGAAGACATATAGCTGCTCCTCACTAGGTAATAAAGAATCACTGATAATGGGAATTCCTTTCTGGAACTTACTGTTCATCTTAGTCAATTAATATTTTCTTAGATCAGCACCCAAGATAAGCAAATCATACGCACAGACAAAGAATAAAAGGCTCGAGTACttagtttattaaaaataagtagtttttttttttgtctagttttttaaaaaagaggatcaaagggtttcactcctgcccccatggtgactcgaacccatgacttcgtacataggtagtgggtgctctaaccattGAACTAACACCACTTAAAAATAAGTAGTTAGTCGCCTGTTAGGTTCAAGATGCAACATGTCCAGGAAACGGTGAAGATCAAAAACTTTACAACTTGGCCTTAATCGTGAACATAAAACAGAAATGGTCCAAGATAACTGAC
Coding sequences:
- the LOC112173255 gene encoding 2-oxoglutarate-dependent dioxygenase 11 gives rise to the protein METSTENNYFHEASYIDQAGQLRTTRVPVVQELARQGLKHLPERFVALQPEHDQNPALSSHHVSEPLPSINMTKLRGNDRAEELAKLLTGAKTWGMVVVEGHGVAESVLHGVRDVVKEFFGLSFDEKKASVGSYVSVDNMGYGRNFVKSEDQPLDWIDRVTVKAAPAGATEGLHVWPQRPANFRHAIEQYVAEARNIFNDILEALAEALSLERHVFLQNFNPHETVINLRVNYYPPCPRPDQALGLTPHTDASALTLLLQFEASGGLQVLKDMEWVTVPWPKDAMLVNVGDLLEIMSNGIFRSPWHRAVTQMDVERFSVALFYNPSPRTQIEPIGNCSLANDDVVEGYKKVVVGDYLQHFYRISPTVKKQAISFAKRVPRS